The Apodemus sylvaticus chromosome 4, mApoSyl1.1, whole genome shotgun sequence nucleotide sequence taactagtgattgacaGGGGAGGAGGGCCCAGCTCTTTGTGGGTGGGGCTCCTCCCTGGGCTGGTAGGCCTGAGTTCTATAAaagaaacaagctgagcaagccagtaaacaacacCCCTCCACAGACTCTGcttcagctcttgcctccagacTCCTATGCTGACTTCTTCAATGATGAATAGCGATGTGGAAATgcaagtcaaataaaccctttcctccccacgttacatttggtcctggtgtttcatcacagcaatagtccTGACTAGGACTGTCATCTCAGAGTGCGTAACATACACTCTGCATGTACTGCGCCACATTGCAtacctttaaaaacatttaaacatgATCCTCTTTGTTATCATCATAAGATGGCTGTGCggtcctccctgcccctcctcccaacGAAAGCTGCTTGTTGGAAATCTGGAAATTGCTTTTTAAGGGTTTCAAAGTGCTTTTTTTCACAGTGACGTCCCAGAAAGCCGGAagtccacccacacacccacaggaGCCCTGTCAGCCCTTTCAGATCCAGCTTTGACTCACCGTTGGTCTCCACTTCAGGGAAGACCTGGAGTCGGTTTCtcattttgtttgctgtttgtggTTTGAAGACGACAGGGATCGGGTGAGGCCCTAGAGAATTCCACAACTCCTCTGGTCCCTTCTCTCCCACGTTGTTCCACACCACGATCACTTTGTGCAGATTCGGTACTGCCTGATAATGATTCAAGAGTCTTAGTAAGAGGTCTGTTCTGTTGTACGTCTGCATGATGAGAGTGAAGGAATCCAGGGCCGACTTGCTCGGGGATTTGATTTCCCTGCGCAGAGTGAGCATCTTGTCTTCTTTGACGTTCGGGAGTAAGTTGGTCAAAGCCCCTGCTACCAGCAGCAGCACAAGGATGACCACCAGGGAGAACCGCAGCACTCGAATCCCCATGACTCTTCCCGGAAGTTTGCAGATGTGGCAACCCCTGGAGCAGAGACAGCAATAATGTACAGTCACTATGTTTCAATGAAGTCACTGACCACTCTTGTCAGGGATTTACATTCGTTTGTAAAGTGATTTGGCCTGacaaatctaaaaaagaaaaatgtggtcttacattcttttaaaaaaatatatgtttatcaattctttgagaatgtcatacactatattttgatcatatgcaTTTCCCATTCCTCCTGAAGCTCCTCCCACATCCCACACCACTTCAggtcctctttttgttttttaagaaggaCGCACTGTTGGGGTAGCGTCTCTGTACACCGTGTGAAGGCTGTCTTTGTATCATTCCATTGCTGATCGCTATACACGCGGAGAGCTGAGTCCGGGAGGATTTTGGTACTGTGCTCTGAGGGATCATCACCGCCTCAGTGTTTGTGAACATTCACCTTCCTCACATGCTGACTGGCTTAATAAAGAGCTCATGAGCAGCAACAGCTAGCCAGGAAAGagaaggtgggacttctgggctGAGAGGGTCTCATGGAGAAGAACCAGGCTCGAGGACATTTGCCAGCGGGACACTGAGGTGGTCAGAGGTACCAAAATTGAGAGTTAAAGAAATGGCGGCCTAGCGGGCCGTGAGCTAGGATAACAAGATTAAGTCAGTCCAGCTAGCTGAGAGATAGACTAAGCCCtaagcaataataaaaataactaagtcTCTGTGTCACTATTTACACCACTGGCGGGTCCAAAAAGTTCCACTATAACCCACAGAGTCCCATTTGTGCTGACCAGATGTGCCTAAGTTTGGCTCTACCCCTGGAGTATAGTCCACCTCCAAGGGTCATAaccttcaaaagaaaaagaaaaaccatgtcACTCTCACCCTGAAGCATCAACTACCCTTAGCTCTCAGGGCTGGGAGCTCATGGGCCCCTCCCACTCATCTATAAGAATGTTGTCTAGCTTGCTATCATGCAGGCAGTAACCATAGgtgctctcttcctcttcctcccctccctcgtccctctctttctcctccccactttgtcttcctccatcttcctctcatTTGATAGTTTAGATAACTCGTGGGGAGTCGATACCTTTTTTCGGACTCTTAAACAATTTGAATAACAGCACTAGGTTTTATATCCAGAAAGTCCAGGCCTATATGCCAGGCGGCTCAAGACTATAGGCTGTGCTGCTCTGCCAGGATTCACATGCGTGTTGAAGAAGGGGATCATGGTGCTTGAATGAAAATAGCCCCTGTAGTCCCTATATTTGCATCCTTAGCTCCTGGTTGATGAACTGTTTGGAAAGATTAGGAGCTGTGTGGCCTTGCGGGAGGAGTGAGTCAATGGGAGTGGGCACTGAAGTTTCAATGCTCCCCCCCccagcttcctcctctctccccccactCCATTCCTCCTCTcatccccatctctgtctctgtctgcctgctaTTTACAGACATCAgaatgtaaagctctcagctgcttctccagcaccacctcTGCCCACCTGCAGCCGTGCTCCCCACACCATGATGAGAACGGACGAACCCCCTGAAATGGTAGGCAAGGTCCCAATAAATGTTTTCTTGAGAGGTACCTTGGCCATGATGTCTCTACAGCAATGGAACAATAACTAAGACAGGGGGGCTCTTGTATTTCCACAGGACCAGGTCTCACAGCATAGATCACAAGATATGGTGATTGCacattgtaatcccagcattcaagaggctgaggcaggaggatgacaagttctaggacatcctgggctacataatacaCACTAAGCCTACCTCTAACAAAACAGACCAGTCTTCTCCGAGCTAACCATGGAATAGTAGCAGTGAACACAACAGAAAAGGATAGCTTTGATCCTCACTAGTTAGAAGGGTCTAACTAATCAACCTCTCCAAAGTACAGGCTAAATCTTACTGGTTAGTTTTGCAGAGTTAGAAATGATATTCTGGCTccacacatggtcatttcctgGACTGCTACCTCCTGCTCTAACACTGATGGTTTTTAATTAACCCTGCTCCTGATTCCAGATGATTTATTACCCCACAACCTTCCACTAAGCTTTTCAGGCGCGTACTTACGTTGTTATTTTGCTGTCTAGAATCCATTTTGTCACTAGGTGAATCCAGTTTGTAGCCATCTTACAATATAACCTCCATGACTGTCTTTGAGTAGGAAACAGGGCTTCCCTGCATAGTTTCCCAGCACACCATAGAGAGATTAAACCAGGAGAATCACCAGGCTTTGCTCTCAGACCCTTGCTCTTGGCAGGAGTCTTTAATATTATGTCAGGATAAACCAGGTACCGTCTAGACAAAAATGTCTGCCTTTCTTCCTCATTTTGGGACCAGTCCCTTACACACTAGGGCCTAGTCTATAAGTACAAAACCCAGACTGGGGAAAATAGATTCTCTGAGGAAATTTATTAATGAAGAGACTAGATTTAAAAAGAATACCTAGGAATTTCTGGTCAACATAAAAATACCTTCAAGTCAACAGAACAGATCTCTCAGGATGAGAAGGAATATGGAGGTCTGGGAGAGACAGCTCTTTGGATAAAGCATTAGCCATGCAAGCTTGAGGATCCCAGTTTGCTCCTTAGCACTCATGTGAGAAGCTGGGTGTGACGACgagcacttgtaatcccagctctgcacagacagaggcaggcaggttctTGGTGTTCACTGGCCAGCAGAGCTTAGTGGGTGAGCACCATGtcccagggagagagagattatttGCCTCAAATAATCAAGGTGGCCAGAGCTTAAGGAACACTATACCACAAGCTGACCTCTATGCTCCCatgtgtgtgtgaccatgtgtgtgtgaccatgtgtgtatgtgtgcacacacacacccctacatagAAAAAGAGAATATGAGATTGTTATTACTAGTgtatttgttttgagtcagggtcttgggctatagcccaggctggccttaggttatatatataacaaagaCTAAACTAACCTCAAACTTGAGGCACcttgtctcctgggtgctggtaCTATAACTATTATTCCTAATGCCTTTGATCCATTTTTTAACCTCAATCTCTTTTCAGTGACAGAGCAGACAGATTATTTATTGCTCAATACTGATAAAGAGTGAAGAAGCTCTTAGAACCTCTAACTGAAAATCAAGCCATGGTCATGGCATGATCACATTTGGTCACAGTCCAAATCAAGGACACTACTCTCTTTAACGCAGAACTGCCTTTATGTACTGGGCGCTGTTCTTTTTCACCTTTGTAGAAAGGCACAGTGGTGTTCATAAACAGACCAAATCTAAGGTCGTCATTCACTTCTGTGGCTGAACTCAGGCAACTGCAGCTAGGCCATTGTCCCACAAGCAACCCCTTAGGCTAGTCTAAGCAATCTTTCAGTCTGCAAAGAGGACACCTTATAGCAAGGTTGGGTTAAAATAACCACCGTACACCTAAGACCTCACTTCATGTTGTAAAATATGTTTTAGTTTTTCATtaatgaatatattcatttacgTTACATCCCGATCACAGCCggtgcctcccccaccccacatcccatcctcccctccccttttcctctgagaggggaGGCCCACCCTACAATCCACCCTGGCACATAAAGTCACTGTAGCACTAGTAGCATTCTcttccactaaggccagacaaggcagcccagaagGGAAACAGGATACACAGGCAGGCAAGGGAATCAGgaacagcccccactccagttgttggggttCGGCATGAGTATCAagttgcacatctgttacatatgtgtgggagCTGAGATCCAGCCTGTATATggcttttggttggtggttcagccttTGTGAGCCACCAAAGGttcaggttatttgactctgttggtctttttgtggagtccctatccctttttggtccctcaatccttcccccaactctttcacATGATACCTTGAGCAATGGTAGAAAGATTTCTCTAATTcaagggcagagagaaaacacagaatGCTTTCATACCTTCCCTTTACGTTTCAGAGAATGGGTGGTTCAGGAAATGCATTCCCTGATGGGACAGTGTGATGGGTCACAGGCAACTTAAtttatgtttattctttgagacagggtctctatgtagcccaggctgaccttgaatgcacagtcctcctgcctcagtctcctggacTCTCTGACTACAGAAATGCACTCTCATGCCTGGCCTTGGGAAGAGCTTATTCACAAGGACAAGCTACAAAAGCTCTCGTGTTTCCAGTCCAGACTTGAAAAACAGTATGATTTTGTCAGAAAGACTTTTGCAGAATCTTCAAGGATATTTGATCTTAAACTATGTTCTGCAGTTTGTTCTGTCAAGAAAAGCAATTTTGTGTCTTCTCCTCTATCTCGGGCTCACTCTAAGGTACAAATAAATTAGTAACATCAGCTTGGTAATCTAAAGCTTTAGAGCACAACATTTTCATTCCATGCACTTTCTTACACAGCACATGCTGCTAAGATAACCAACCAAAAGATGCAGGAATTACTAATCAAGATTCCAAAGGCTTGAAAAATCCTTTTAGCAATGGATTTAAAAGCAGGTCTCAAAAAACACATGTCCAGTTCTGCATGGTCATTTATAAACACATTCAGGGTAAAATGAGGTTTTTGCCAACTGCATTAAAGGACTTTAGGTAGCTGAATCGAAATGGCATATTCTAAAACGTAGAAGTGTTTCTATCCACTCACTCCCTGTCACTCTAGTCTGGGAAAAGTAATGGAGATTAATTACTATAGATCATTGTAAACTGTTGACAATGTCAAGCACACTCTGGCCTGTCAGCATCCCTTTCATTTATGCTCCTAAGCTGGAGTCTGTCCCCTGTGTCACCACAGTCTTCTCCTTCAAACACCTTCTAATCCCCTACTTTACCTATAACGGAAAGGTTTCTGGAGATCTGAATAATTTATGTCTTTTGAGATagatcataaatattttatttggcgTTTATTAAATAATGTACCTCAAttaaattatgcaaattttaaaatttgcatggtagagcaaaagagaaagaactttTCCAAACTTCAGCACAAGGGGCATACTACTTTGAGATTAGCTGAAGTCAAGCACTCTTTGATGCACTCTGGAGAACAGCGCAcgctttcttctttttgtgttttttgttttcctaagaAAAACCCTGTCACCTAATCCAGAGCTTGTGCTCTCAATGGGACAGAAACAAACACATCAGTGAGATGTGAAGACTGAGGACTAAAGCTGGCCACCTTACTCTTGCTTTCAAtcccatttttctccttttttttttcatttaaaaaataaatatatatatgtctgtgtatatttattgaTGCTCTGTCTTGTTGGGAAACCCTGCTATTTACGATCAAAGTCTACCATGTCTGGACAGCTCTTCTGAGCTAGTTGGAAAATGGAGGAATTCTTGATCCAgctgggcttcctcttctctcccttatCTGGGGAGTCCCAATCCCCACACtttacctgaggaatgtcacacaATCTTCTTCCTGGAAGCCTCTCTATGCAAATGAGGTATCCCCAGAACCTTAAACCTCAGCCAATGAAACTTCACTCTAAGAAGAAGCCCTTCCTACTGTCTGAGATTTATATAGTCCCTGTTCCCCCAATAAAGTATATGTGAGTAATCAGTTTCATTGGATACCATCGGAGAGAGCTGCTAAAAAGCTCATCTAAAAGAACTGTAGCACCAAAAATCTGTAACACTGATACCTTGGAAGACCTCCTCCCTCCAGCATTCACCGGCAGACCAGAATTCTCCTGACCCACCCGGTCCAGACTTCCTTcatcctcccccttcccctggtGTGCATTGGGGTCCAGACACCCCAGGGGAAGACTTGGACCTTGGAACTCGGTTCTGCTCCATCCTTCTCTGCTTGATGTGTAGCAGGGCCTGGACACCACAAGAAGGAAAACACGGAATGCATCCTTTTGGCTATTTTGATAAACTGTTATCCTACACCAGAGGTTTTCTAACCAGGGATTACTGTACCATCCAGACAATAGCTGGCCAAGTTTGGAGATGTTTTTGGGTTGTAATGGAGGTAGAGATACTGTTTACTATCGAGAGGGTAGATGTCAGGGATACCGCTAAATATATCACAATGAGCAGGATGGCACCCACAGCAGTGTATAATCTGGCCTGTTATGCCCAACGTGCCAAGGTGGAGAACCTTGAGTGTTCCTTTTAGTTGCCTAATAAGATCTACTTGAGCACGTTAAGAGGGTCTACCAGTAAGCCCAGGGCTCTTTGTTATTGCAAACACGGGATAAAGCTGTCAAACATGCCCCAATATTTACTTGCCTCAGTGCATAGATTCAGGTTCTGGGGGAGACACTTGCCTAATGTCATGCAGCCACGTTAGGATAAACAGCAGGAACAACAGAGCCAAGGCAAGCGTCTCTGGACAGCATACCTGTCTACTACAGCATGGCTGTCACTAAAATACCTGCcaagaaatgtaaaaattaacTCTTTGTGtaccaaaacatttttatatcttcAGTGGGATGTTACATTTCCTATGATACACCCACCTGAAAAACATGAACAGTGTGTTCTTGTAATATCCTCACAGTTTtggaaaatgatattttatttcagttttgttttgttctttttgttgttattggtttgcttttggtttttttaaagatggggtctTGATGTGCAGCCCAGGTTGGTCCCAAATTCTAATTTGTGCTCCCTCAACATTCTAAATGCTGAAATGCAGAGAACTGCCaatgatttatttttgaaacactttaagtgtCCCAAGGGAACTCAGAACAGCCCCTCCAATTTccattaatttcttcttttctcagcCCCAGAAAACCACAAATTTACTTTCTGTCTCAATGAATTTGCCTATTTTAGTCATTTCTATGAATGGAACTATACATtatatggctttttaaaaagatttatttattttatgtatatgagtgtacacTGTTGTTCTCtgcaggcatcagatcccattacagatggttgtgagccaccatgtggttgctgggaattgaactcaggacctctggaagatcagttggtgctcttaactgctgagccacctctccagccctatatgGCCTTTTTTATCCTTTTGCctagcaaaaatattttataatttcatacaCAGATATAGGCGTCCCTTTGCTTggcatgtttatgtatgtaatgtgtgtgaaCTCCAGAGGCTGACTGGGCGTCTTCCTCAATTAATTTCCACTTCACTAACTGAGGCAGGTTCTCTTACTGACCCAGGAACTTGCAGATTTGGCTAatctagctagccagcttgccctGGGGACTCTGTGTCAACCTCTGGAGGGAACACACGGATTGGGGGGCATACCACACCTGCCTGACATTTATACAAGCCCCAGAGACCCTCACAGTTGCACTTCAAGCACTAAATAGTGAAGTCTTCCTGgtaccgccccccacccccccacccaggCTCCATTCTATCCCCACTGCTAGATAACATCCTATTATACAAACATTTCACATTTTGCTTTCCTGTTCATTGATGGCTGGGCATTTTGTTGTTTCCACATTTGGGTTATTATTAGTATTGCTGCCATGAGTTATGGTGTGCGGAATCTTTAAACTTCTGAGTGAAGTGGTTTCTGGgttattgggattttttttttttttacaaaatgaggACATAAGGTAAAGTAAGAAAGAACACAATACATGAGTTACAAATACGTGGATATAGTTAGATGGAAAGGGAGATCTGAATTTTCTAAGACACTCATTTATCAATGGTCGCCAGTAGCAGTGCTGCTGTATTCTTTTCTCGGGGCTAGTTTCTTCAGAGAGGAAGAACAATAATTATGCAGAGAGAGGCTATAAACAAATATGCCAGAGTGGAGCAGGAACAAAAAAAATGTCCTCTGGCTCATCAGGTAGAAGCACAGTGAGCATCTTGGCACCCGGCACGGAGGATCTGCCGCGTTCATCTTGTGCCACAGATGGTAGAAAACTGATAACAGTTCTGCCATTTCGCTGCGAGATCTGCCCGATACAGCACAGACTGTTTCTCTTTGGGCTCCTTCTCCAGGATATGTACTTGCATAAAAACTGATGATTACAGACTACAGATGCTCAACAAACGGCCTTCGACAGCCAGGCCTTTTTTCCCCCCACCATCCCAACGCAGAGGTCGACTCAAAATGTGGGTCTTCCGCCTACAGACGTGCAAGATGAGAGCTGGGAGAGACAGCCACCCATTGCCTAGCAGCTACTAGCCAGGTATATTGCACACAAATAGCACCGTTCAAACTGAGGCAAAGGGGCAAGCCGGTTTCTGTATTTACCTACAGAGAGCTTTCCTTCCGCCCAGGTGAAAAAAAATGTCTACTCGATTCTTGCAACTCTCCCTCACTGCTTCCTGGAACTCCAGTCATGGACACAGACACCATTTGCAATTTTACAACTGTACCCCATCACTGTTTCCAGAGTGGATATGtcttttattacatatatgtgtgaggAGTGTCCCTTGACATGCATGGATGGGGAGTTAAGAGatgagaggacaacttgtgggagtcatttctctgcttccacctgtgagtcctggggactgagctcaggtgGACAGGCTTAGCAGCAGCtgcttttacttgctgagccatctctttgtcCCACTGTGTGGCAACATTTTGAGGAAATCGGAGGCAGTCTTAAGGAAGCACAATAGCATCTGGCTCATTGTCTGAGCTGGTACAGTTACTCCGAATAGTTGAATGGACTGAGGGAATCTATGTTGAAATTGCCCtgacttgggctggagaggttgttcaggggttaagagcactgagtacttttctggaggccctgagttcaattcctagcaaccacttggtggatcacaaccatctgtaatgtgatctgatgccctcttctggcatgcagctGTACATGCAGATAAGTACTCATTAAATCAATCAGTCTTCAATTGCTCTAGTTTTTGCAACAGATGCCTAAAAAGTTAACAGAATAAATTCAAATGTAACTTAGGTCCAATCAAGAGGGCACTCAAGAAATGTTTCCTTATATAACAGACTTGGACCGGCACCCTTAGGTGATGAGACAAAAGAGTCATAAATGGGATCTTGGGCCCAAGCCACACAGGCCTCCTTTCTACTTTCAACACCAGGATTGGGACTTGCCTGGTTAGAGAATACAGATGCTCAGGAAAGGGCTCTCATCTGCCAGGAGATAAAATCATCTCAAAGTGGAAGGAAGAGCTCAATTTAGAACCTGGGCTTTGCGGCCGCACAAGATGCAGCCAAGGTGCTGGAGTAGTAGTTAAGTCTCTGGCTAGTTTCTTGTTCATTGCAACCCCATTGTTCTGGGGTGATTCTAAATTGAAATACTTTTTACTATCTCATTTTCTACAGAAACTCTTGGTGAACAAACTTATTAGccctggggaggggtgggggtggaaatcACCATCTCTTAGACATCGTCATCCTTTCCCCAGAGGTTTAGGAGGTAATGATACCCAGGAAGTGTCTGACTGACTCAGGCTGGCGGCAGACCAAATTTGAGCAGACAAAATTCTTATTTACGTGACTGTTACAGCTTGGTCCTGAGATGCCTTTCATAGGTTCATGTGACTGAATACTGAGTCTAGAGGTAGCGGCACTCTTTAGGGAGATTGTGGAGCCTTTAGGAAGTGGGGTCTAGCTAGAGGAAGTGGGATCGATCACTCAAGGGTAGGCCTTATGGGTTATCGATGCTCCTGGGTCCAGTAGACCTCTGTCTCCTTGCTGACCCCACGCTCGTAATGAGCAGCATGGTCCAACCACCATGAAACTACCCTCTGCCTCGCCCTCCCTCTTATGATAGCTGTAGCCTCCCAAACA carries:
- the Extl2 gene encoding exostosin-like 2 isoform X3, with translation MRGCHICKLPGRVMGIRVLRFSLVVILVLLLVAGALTNLLPNVKEDKMLTLRREIKSPSKSALDSFTLIMQTYNRTDLLLRLLNHYQAVPNLHKVIVVWNNVGEKGPEELWNSLGPHPIPVVFKPQTANKMRNRLQVFPEVETNAVLMVDDDTLISAQDLAFAFSIWQSDSSPLTRSMLLWVSLVSACMSSSFGVYASTLERTLTVNYPIPLGAFL